A DNA window from Vigna angularis cultivar LongXiaoDou No.4 chromosome 1, ASM1680809v1, whole genome shotgun sequence contains the following coding sequences:
- the LOC108322170 gene encoding uncharacterized protein LOC108322170, whose amino-acid sequence MGRAYGYIGPTLLVRQNGKRGNGWTQKKKTEREEEGRKGKEKGEHWCQIPVASPISPPPHSDLRVSLSMSCLALSLQPSNGSDILLQTREWFPPARALVALSAFRQTRRALAANKHSTPDDAYAAESIGDDPLAASSGQVIVGVESRYRVVYRLVNGIYVLGITVADHDNSVNVFECIHIVNQAVSVVVTACRGVDVTPEKLSRKYAEIYMALDIVLRGVSYIRLAAMLSTMHGESIAKMVHSAIDTENKIRGADTWLTAEVHSLEHQACIDALSTASFELPPETLEAGEEVAASLAPAQPETQEEPQQKPEESQVEDPFAASDAINKPQELVEGFKKTKDPATDLTSALEGLDVTTLPPPEATQSTQINVEGFEGSYGGVEFGNEQASIGEAFEGFNDAWGGGLDPSEFVGTTKPPKPEGLGGVELLQTGPDAAPKAAAESGSGTPLENLLVKKTEMKGPEMYISEVISAEFRESLLARVGLMGVVYLRTIPPKTAGDKETEFSFRIEGTSAVKRFVIQNSRVSSLGNGLFHVRTAASEEPIPIIKYSLVPRLTPLPLRIRLTKRHTGSLLSVMIQYASNPDLLVPLHDVTFTLKLPVDPTLLKVSPKAVLNRTEREIKWLVPEIPLKGSPGRLRVRMPVDSSEDDEEIEVVGYVKFSEQVTQSLSGVSIRPASEGKTDFYEVSDRLESGVYMCD is encoded by the exons ATGGGCCGAGCCTATGGATATATCGGCCCAACATTATTGGTAAGGCAAAATGGAAAGAGAGGAAATGGTTggacccaaaaaaaaaaaacagagagagaggaagaaggaagaaaaggaaaagagaaaggagagcaTTGGTGCCAGATTCCTGTAGCGAGTCCAATCAGTCCTCCACCACACTCAGATCTGCGAGTTTCGCTTTCT ATGTCTTGTCTAGCGCTTTCCTTACAACCCTCCAATGGATCCGACATACTTCTCCAGACGCGCGAGTGGTTCCCTCCCGCACGCGCCCTCGTCGCCCTCTCCGCGTTTCGCCAAACTCGCCGGGCCCTCGCTGCCAATAAGCACTCCACGCCGGACGACGCCTACGCAGCGGAATCAATCGGCGACGATCCCCTCGCGGCGTCGAGCGGCCAGGTCATCGTCGGGGTGGAGAGCCGCTACCGTGTGGTGTACCGCCTCGTGAACGGCATCTACGTGCTCGGCATAACCGTCGCGGACCATGACAACTCCGTCAACGTGTTCGAATGCATCCACATCGTAAACCAGGCCGTCAGTGTTGTCGTGACGGCGTGCCGGGGCGTCGATGTCACGCCGGAGAAGCTCAGCCGCAAGTACGCCGAGATCTACATGGCCCTTGACATTGTCCTCCGCGGCGTCAGCTACATCCGTCTCGCCGCCATGCTTTCCACCATGCACGGCGAGAGCATCGCCAAGATGGTCCACTCCGCCATTGACACCGAGAACAAGATCCGCGGCGCCGACACGTGGCTCACGGCGGAGGTGCATTCGCTCGAGCACCAGGCCTGCATCGACGCCTTATCCACCGCCTCCTTCGAGTTGCCGCCGGAGACGCTCGAGGCTGGCGAAGAGGTCGCCGCCAGCCTTGCCCCGGCCCAGCCCGAAACGCAGGAGGAGCCGCAGCAGAAGCCGGAAGAGTCTCAGGTGGAGGACCCTTTTGCAGCTAGTGATGCTATTAACAAGCCGCAGGAACTTGTTGAAGGtttcaagaaaacaaaggaCCCTGCTACCGATTTAACCTCAGCTTTGGAGGGGCTTGATGTCACCACATTGCCTCCTCCTGAGGCTACTCAATCCACGCAGATAAATGTGGAGGGTTTTGAAGGGAGTTACGGTGGAGTTGAGTTTGGGAATGAGCAAGCTTCTATTGGAGAAGCTTTTGAAGGTTTCAACGATGCTTGGGGTGGTGGACTGGATCCTTCCGAGTTTGTGGGCACAACCAAACCTCCCAAACCGGAAGGTCTTGGTGGGGTTGAATTGTTGCAAACTGGGCCTGATGCTGCTCCTAAAGCAGCTGCTGAAAGTGGTTCAGGAACTCCACTTGAAAACTTGTTGGTGAAGAAAACTGAGATGAAGGGTCCTGAGATGTATATCTCTGAGGTGATTAGTGCAGAGTTTAGGGAATCGTTGCTAGCACGAGTGGGGTTGATGGGTGTTGTTTACCTCAGAACTATACCACCCAAAACTGCTGGTGATAAGGAAACTGAATTCTCATTCCGAATTGAAGGAACCAGTGCTGTTAAGAGATTTGTTATTCAGAATTCGCGTGTTAGTAGTCTTGGTAATGGGTTGTTTCATGTGAGGACTGCGGCCTCTGAGGAGCCAATACCAATTATTAAGTATAGCTTAGTTCCTAGGTTGACGCCGTTGCCTTTGAGGATTCGACTTACGAAACGGCATACTGGGAGTTTGCTTTCTGTCATGATACAATATGCTTCAAACCCTGATTTGTTAGTCCCCTTGCATGATGTTACTTTCACTCTTAAACTGCCCGTTGATCCTACTCTGTTGAAGGTTTCTCCAAAAGCTGTGTTAAATAGGACCGAAAGAGAAATTAAATGGCTTGTGCCAGAAATTCCGTTGAAGGGCTCTCCTGGTAGGTTGAGAGTTCGGATGCCGGTAGATTCCAGTGAAGATGATGAGGAAATTGAGGTTGTTGGTTATGTGAAATTTTCAGAACAAGTAACCCAGTCATTGTCTGGAGTTTCTATACGGCCGGCTTCAGAGGGTAAGACAGACTTCTACGAGGTTAGTGACAGACTTGAGAGTGGGGTATACATGTGCGATTGA
- the LOC108322171 gene encoding uncharacterized protein LOC108322171 isoform X2, translating into MCTFPDSSLRMESAYRAWLREKRERSTPAELNELCRKLQTALGTAKWQLEEFEKAVRLSYRHHGDDNSSARHRQFISAIESQITQVEEALRESFIEQGKQPLRWVNLDEEERDDLAAFLSGTCQTIKSTDDESMEATATKISSLQQKQVKKEDKNVDINTFCNRDLSVSEKSSKDVISANKDANYVIEIKADAVSRSNDEIVSQTDRTSTRKTWNPPNYGALKIVIPDEDEPKDNTPRTVDATPKEKGFKNLSWKQKFEEYPQAMRVVRMFNQRFGRIRICQSQRQFQRPFHPRYGCSVQVTLVLMLTIFLFVPFVLYSS; encoded by the exons ATGTGTACGTTCCCCGATTCGTCTCTTAG AATGGAATCTGCTTACAGGGCAtggttgagagaaaagagagaaaggtcAACTCCTGCGGAATTAAATGAACTATGTAGGAAGCTACAAACTGCTTTAGGTACTGCAAAATGGCAG TTAGAGGAGTTTGAGAAAGCTGTCAGGCTAAGCTACCGACATCATGGTGATGACAATTCAAGCGCTAGGCATAGGCAGTTTATTTCTGCCATTGAAAGCCAAATTACCCAAGTTGAAGAAGCACTAAGAGAATCTTTTATTGAGCAAGGCAAGCAACCCCTTCGGTGGGTAAATCTGGATGAAGAAGAGCGAGATGATCTGGCTGCGTTTCTATCCGGAACTTGTCAGACCATAAAAAGCACTGATGATGAATCCATGGAAGCTACCGCCACGAAGATAAGCTCACTTCAGCAGAAACAAGtcaaaaaagaagataaaaatgtAGATATAAACACTTTCTGCAACCGGGATTTATCTGTTAGTGAAAAGTCTTCTAAGGATGTCATTTCTGCTAACAAGGATGCAAATTATGTGATAGAAATAAAAGCAGATGCTGTTTCCAGAAGTAATGATGAGATAGTTTCTCAAACAGATAGAACAAGTACAAGAAAGACTTGGAATCCACCTAATTACGGTGCTCTAAAAATTGTAATTCCTGACGAAGATGAGCCAAAAGATAATACTCCACGGACTGTTGATGCCACCCCTAAAGAAAAAGGATTCAAAAATCTATCTTGGAAACAAAAGTTTGAAGAATATCCTCAGGCCATGCGAGTAGTTCGTATGTTCAATCAG CGTTTTGGACGCATTCGTATATGCCAGAGCCAGAGACAGTTTCAAAGGCCATTCCACCCACGATATGGGTGTTCTGTTCAAGTTACACTTGTTCTAATGCTGACCATTTTTCTCTTTG TTCCCTTTGTACTCTATTCATCTTGA
- the LOC108322171 gene encoding uncharacterized protein LOC108322171 isoform X1, protein MLVANSFDLWRKDAFFSAAEEVQESADVMESAYRAWLREKRERSTPAELNELCRKLQTALGTAKWQLEEFEKAVRLSYRHHGDDNSSARHRQFISAIESQITQVEEALRESFIEQGKQPLRWVNLDEEERDDLAAFLSGTCQTIKSTDDESMEATATKISSLQQKQVKKEDKNVDINTFCNRDLSVSEKSSKDVISANKDANYVIEIKADAVSRSNDEIVSQTDRTSTRKTWNPPNYGALKIVIPDEDEPKDNTPRTVDATPKEKGFKNLSWKQKFEEYPQAMRVVRMFNQRFGRIRICQSQRQFQRPFHPRYGCSVQVTLVLMLTIFLFVPFVLYSS, encoded by the exons ATGCTGGTAGCTAATAGCTTTGATCTATGGCGAAAGGACGCTTTTTTCTCTGCGGCGGAAGAGGTGCAGGAATCGGCTGATGT AATGGAATCTGCTTACAGGGCAtggttgagagaaaagagagaaaggtcAACTCCTGCGGAATTAAATGAACTATGTAGGAAGCTACAAACTGCTTTAGGTACTGCAAAATGGCAG TTAGAGGAGTTTGAGAAAGCTGTCAGGCTAAGCTACCGACATCATGGTGATGACAATTCAAGCGCTAGGCATAGGCAGTTTATTTCTGCCATTGAAAGCCAAATTACCCAAGTTGAAGAAGCACTAAGAGAATCTTTTATTGAGCAAGGCAAGCAACCCCTTCGGTGGGTAAATCTGGATGAAGAAGAGCGAGATGATCTGGCTGCGTTTCTATCCGGAACTTGTCAGACCATAAAAAGCACTGATGATGAATCCATGGAAGCTACCGCCACGAAGATAAGCTCACTTCAGCAGAAACAAGtcaaaaaagaagataaaaatgtAGATATAAACACTTTCTGCAACCGGGATTTATCTGTTAGTGAAAAGTCTTCTAAGGATGTCATTTCTGCTAACAAGGATGCAAATTATGTGATAGAAATAAAAGCAGATGCTGTTTCCAGAAGTAATGATGAGATAGTTTCTCAAACAGATAGAACAAGTACAAGAAAGACTTGGAATCCACCTAATTACGGTGCTCTAAAAATTGTAATTCCTGACGAAGATGAGCCAAAAGATAATACTCCACGGACTGTTGATGCCACCCCTAAAGAAAAAGGATTCAAAAATCTATCTTGGAAACAAAAGTTTGAAGAATATCCTCAGGCCATGCGAGTAGTTCGTATGTTCAATCAG CGTTTTGGACGCATTCGTATATGCCAGAGCCAGAGACAGTTTCAAAGGCCATTCCACCCACGATATGGGTGTTCTGTTCAAGTTACACTTGTTCTAATGCTGACCATTTTTCTCTTTG TTCCCTTTGTACTCTATTCATCTTGA